From the Geoalkalibacter sp. genome, the window CGCGGCCCAGCGCCGCCTTGGCGCGCTCCAGATCGATTTCATCGGCGGGCTCCGCCGTTTCCACCAGCACGGTAACGCGGTCATCCTCGACTTCCACAAAGCCCCAGTTGACGGCCACGTGGAACAGCTCGTTGCCCTGGCGATAGGTGAGTTCGCCGATCTGCAGCGTCGTCAGCAACGGGGTGTGGGCGGGGAGCACGCCGAATTCGCCCATCACGCCGGGCGCGGTGATTTCATCCACGTCGGCGGAGAGAACAAGGCGATAGGGAGTGACCAGGTCAAATTTTAACTTTTCTGCCATGGACAAATGACCTTTTTAAAGAAGGGGCGGAAGCCCAGCGGCTTCCGCCTGCTTCACAGGGGCTGGAATCACGCGGCCAGTTTCTTGGCCTTTTCGATGGCTTCCTCGATGGTGCCGACCATGTAGAAGGCCTGCTCGGGCAGATCGTCATGCTTGCCGGCGACGATTTCCTGGAAGCCCTTGATGGTGTCCTTGAGCTCGACGTACTTGCCGGGAGAACCGGTGAAGACCTCGGCGACATGGAAGGGCTGGGAGAGGAAGCGCTGGATCTTGCGCGCGCGGGCGACGGTGAGCTTGTCGTCCTCGGAGAGCTCGTCCATGCCGAGAATGGCGATGATGTCCTGCAGATCCTTGTAGCGCTGCAGGATGTACTGGACTTCGCGCGCGACCTTGTAGTGCTCGGCGCCGACGACCTGGGGATCGAGGATGCGGCTGGTCGAATCCAGGGGATCGACGGCCGGATAGATGCCGAGCTCGGCGATCTGGCGCGAAAGAACGGTGGTCGCGTCCAGGTGGGCGAAGGCGGTGGCCGGCGCGGGGTCGGTCAGGTCGTCGGCGGGGACGTAAATGGCTTGCACCGAGGTGATGGAGCCCTTGTCCGTGGTGGTGATGCGCTCCTGCAATTCACCCATTTCGGTGCCCAGGGTCGGTTGGTAGCCGACCGCCGAGGGGATGCGGCCGAGGAGCGCCGAAACCTCGGAACCGGCCTGGGTGAAGCGGAAGATGTTGTCGACGAAGAGCAGCACGTCCTGGTTTTCCTCGTCGCGGAAATACTCGGCGATGGTCAGCGCGGAGAGGGCGACGCGGGCGCGGGCGCCGGGGGGCTCGTTCATCTGGCCGTAGATCAGGGCGGCCTTGTCGAGAACGCCCGAGTCCTTCATCTCGTGCCAGAGGTCGTTGCCCTCGCGGGTGCGCTCGCCGACGCCGGCGAACACTGAGAAACCGCCGTGCTGCTTGGCGATGTTGTGGATCAGCTCCATGATGAGCACCGTCTTGCCGACGCCGGCGCCGCCGAACAGGCCGATCTTGC encodes:
- a CDS encoding F0F1 ATP synthase subunit epsilon: MAEKLKFDLVTPYRLVLSADVDEITAPGVMGEFGVLPAHTPLLTTLQIGELTYRQGNELFHVAVNWGFVEVEDDRVTVLVETAEPADEIDLERAKAALGRAEEALKKLSPEDKDFAVMKAALDRAMVRIQVAGRSR
- the atpD gene encoding F0F1 ATP synthase subunit beta translates to MNKGKITQVIGPVVDVEFEPGKLPEIYHALKVSNPAISDQEWNLVLEVSMHLGENTVRAIAMDSTDGLVRGQDVLDTGKQIVMPVGRKTLGRILNVVGEPVDEAGPVGAELEWEIHRPAPDFVNQSTTIEAFETGIKVVDLLAPYSRGGKIGLFGGAGVGKTVLIMELIHNIAKQHGGFSVFAGVGERTREGNDLWHEMKDSGVLDKAALIYGQMNEPPGARARVALSALTIAEYFRDEENQDVLLFVDNIFRFTQAGSEVSALLGRIPSAVGYQPTLGTEMGELQERITTTDKGSITSVQAIYVPADDLTDPAPATAFAHLDATTVLSRQIAELGIYPAVDPLDSTSRILDPQVVGAEHYKVAREVQYILQRYKDLQDIIAILGMDELSEDDKLTVARARKIQRFLSQPFHVAEVFTGSPGKYVELKDTIKGFQEIVAGKHDDLPEQAFYMVGTIEEAIEKAKKLAA